One region of Quercus lobata isolate SW786 chromosome 2, ValleyOak3.0 Primary Assembly, whole genome shotgun sequence genomic DNA includes:
- the LOC115973992 gene encoding uncharacterized protein LOC115973992, with protein sequence MAEELEVLWQRLKVTEEEEESILLGDECMRAAVERGKKCVFMKVMSRKGLMVEALRKNVRMLWKPNKSIQLSVIGEELFLVEFEDERDKRRVMDMRPWHYEKQLVLFKEFEGDESPKDILLKWSPFWVQIYNLPLKSRTKETGKAIGESIGKFIEVDVEETGVQWGTCLRVRVEIDVTRKLIRGRKINMEKGETRWVHFKYERLPNFCYRCGLLDHDLKDCLEEPGKDKTGEESDLQYGAWLRGEPIRKGGWDFGFAKKKVIGEMKNKENTKAAERKGRDEVQEGVARETQELEAISLGDSRQERHGDLMGGGEVTTVKKGENGLAESIGRSHSGELVEVGEENREVGNGNGGKEACQKGRAENLNKPIPNFEFGLGNETVKTDNVVGLGLGPDKNKDGPMAMQYDPEEGWVANKLGPSSGHWKRIIRAGPDAEMKESVSPVQRKRDGDLTLREIDQNVKASKRRKSEGLSKEDPGDESTMDGGVAVAARQHRRAK encoded by the coding sequence ATGGCAGAGGAGTTGGAGGTGTTATGGCAAAGACTGAAAGTTACGGAGGAAGAGGAGGAAAGTATCTTGCTGGGAGATGAGTGTATGAGAGCAGCAGTGGAGAGAGGGAAGAAGTGTGTGTTCATGAAGGTGATGTCTAGGAAAGGATTAATGGTAGAGGCGTTGCGGAAAAATGTTAGGATGCTCTGGAAACCAAATAAGAGTATTCAGCTCTCTGTGATAGGTGAAGAACTATTTTTGGTGGAGTTTGAAGATGAAAGGGATAAAAGACGTGTCATGGACATGAGACCGTGGCACTATGAAAAACAGTTAGTGTTGTTTAAAGAGTTCGAAGGTGATGAAAGCCCAAAGGATATCTTGCTGAAATGGTCTCCGTTTTGGGTGCAAATATATAATCTTCCGCTGAAAAGCAGAACAAAGGAAACCGGAAAAGCCATTGGAGAGAGCATTGGGAAGTTTATTGAAGTAGATGTGGAAGAAACAGGGGTTCAATGGGGGACGTGCCTAAGGGTAAGGGTCGAGATAGACGTTACCCGGAAACTGATCAGAGGCCGGAAAATTAACATGGAGAAAGGAGAAACGAGGTGGGTACACTTCAAGTACGAGCGCCTCCCGAATTTTTGCTATAGGTGTGGGCTTTTAGATCATGACTTAAAGGACTGCTTGGAAGAACCCGGGAAGGACAAAACAGGGGAGGAAAGTGATCTCCAATATGGAGCTTGGTTGAGGGGAGAACCAATTAGGAAGGGAGGATGGGATTTCGGTTTTGCAAAGAAGAAGGTTATTGgcgaaatgaaaaataaagaaaataccaAAGCGGCGGAGCGGAAGGGTAGGGATGAAGTGCAGGAAGGGGTGGCGCGTGAAACCCAAGAGCTGGAAGCTATAAGCCTCGGCGATAGTAGGCAGGAGAGGCATGGTGATTTGATGGGTGGGGGTGAAGTGACTACTGTGAAAAAGGGGGAGAATGGGTTGGCAGAGAGCATTGGGAGAAGCCACTCAGGAGAGCTAGTGGAGGTAGGGGAGGAAAACAGGGAGGTTGGGAATGGGAATGGCGGGAAAGAAGCTTGCCAGAAAGGAAGGGCTGAAAATTTAAACAAACCTATTCCAAATTTCGAATTTGGGCTGGGCAATGAGACGGTGAAGACAGACAACGTggtgggcttgggcttgggacCAGATAAGAATAAGGATGGCCCGATGGCCATGCAGTATGATCCTGAGGAGGGGTGGGTAGCAAACAAGTTGGGCCCGTCTAGTGGGCACTGGAAAAGAATAATAAGAGCTGGGCCGGATGCAGAAATGAAGGAATCTGTGAGCCCAGTGCAGAGGAAAAGGGATGGAGACTTAACCCTCAGAGAGATAGACCAAAACGTTAAAGCTTCCAAACGTAGAAAGAGTGAGGGGTTGAGCAAGGAAGACCCAGGGGATGAGAGTACCATGGATGGCGGAGTGGCGGTGGCTGCAAGGCAGCACCGCCGAGCCAAATGA
- the LOC115977427 gene encoding homeobox protein 9 has product MGDLPNNPDLQNPEEFQQEEEAEEALSLCDLPLSLNNKQNIIFDNNNNNNNNNNNNNNHNDNSNDSIDFFEFFSDLSYSENMCSAEDIIFCGKLIPFKEQQFSHPTPQTPKITNENQTKQTSLRRRSESLSKLQSPVTRSNSINTKLMRNSRSLDYRKLNPISHSPPETIERNSSVKSVGSKSEISLKKAASSRPRWYFFMFGMVKFPTEMELSDIKNRQVRRNQPQSMIFPVNRSSVAGKGSGSWKLLKALSCKDHASVAVTASFCVPRV; this is encoded by the coding sequence ATGGGAGATCTTCCTAACAACCCTGATCTTCAAAACCCAGAAGAGTtccaacaagaagaagaagcagaagaggCACTCTCTCTTTGTGACCTTCCACTCAGCctcaacaacaaacaaaacattattttcgacaacaacaacaacaacaataacaacaacaacaacaacaacaaccacaacgACAACAGCAATGATTCCATCGACTTCTTCGAGTTCTTCAGCGACCTCAGCTACTCTGAAAATATGTGTTCAGCTGAAGACATTATCTTCTGCGGAAAACTCATTCCTTTCAAAGAACAACAATTCTCTCATCCCACTCCTCAAACACCCAAAATCACCAAtgaaaaccaaaccaaacaaacctCCCTTCGACGAAGATCCGAGTCTTTATCAAAGCTACAAAGCCCCGTAACTCGATCAAACAGTATTAACACCAAGCTCATGAGGAACAGTCGGTCTTTAGATTATAGAAAACTCAACCCAATTTCACACTCACCACCAGAAACCATAGAAAGAAACTCTTCGGTTAAGAGCGTTGGAAGTAAGTCAGAGATATCTCTGAAGAAAGCGGCATCGTCAAGGCCTCGTTGGTACTTCTTCATGTTTGGAATGGTGAAGTTTCCTACAGAGATGGAGCTTAGTGACATTAAGAACCGCCAGGTTCGCCGGAACCAACCACAATCAATGATTTTTCCAGTAAACCGGAGCTCCGTTGCCGGTAAGGGATCTGGGTCTTGGAAGTTGCTCAAAGCTTTGAGCTGCAAAGATCACGCTAGTGTGGCTGTAACGGCATCGTTTTGTGTTCCACGTGTTTGa